In the Bos mutus isolate GX-2022 chromosome 15, NWIPB_WYAK_1.1, whole genome shotgun sequence genome, GCTATTTAGAATCCTGTCTCATCAACTACTGTTCTGGTAAACCTccatagataattttaaaaactagatcAACTGTTCTAAACTGATAACTTCATGACATCTAATGGCTGCTCCCCATGTAAATGGTTAAGTCTAAATGTAAAGCTGTGATAAATGTCCTTCACAATGAGGAGAAATCTTCCTGTACAAATCCTCccataccttctccagtattctctATGCCTAAGCCACCCTGCCTGAAAATGTTTCAAGaatacatctttttcttttctttctttgctataTGATAAACTCCTTAATGTCAAGTTCAATTACAATCTTGCTACTGCCTTCCCAGAGATGTACCATTGTCCCTGCTGTATATTGATACCCATCTATTGGTAGGAAAAGACATACAGTAATATCTTTTTATTTGACCCATTGGAAACCTGTATATTCTTTAACTAGAGTAGCATTTGAGGCTACAGAACATATCCTATTCACCTTTGTATATGTCTTATTTGCATGTTCCAAGAAGGCAGAAGTACAGAACATGCCAAAATCTGCTGCTTTCACCAAGATTAGGAAAATCTGTGTTTTTATCTCTGTATGTGAATAAGAAGTGATGTATTCAGTGGTATTTCTAGACATGATGACTTTAAATCACACCGGTGTTAGCCACACAGTCTTCCGCTTGCTGGGCATCCCTGGCCTTGAGGACCAGCACATATGGATCTCCATCCCCTTCTTCATTTCTTATGCTATTGCCCTCTTTGGAAACAGTCTGGTCATCTGCATTATCTTCACAAAGCGCAGCCTTCATGAACCCATGTACCTCTTCCTCTGCATGCTGGCTGGAGCAGACATTGTCCTCTCTACGTGCACAGTCCCTCAGGCCTTGGCCATCTTCTGGTTCCATGCTGGGGAGATCTCCCTGGATCGCTGCATCACTCAGTTCTTCATCACACACAGCACTTTCATGTCTGAGTCAGGGATCTTGCTGGTGATGGCATTTGACCGCTACATTGCCATATGCTTTCCACTAAGATACAGCACTATTCTTACACACACACTGATTGGGAAAATAggagttaccatctttctgagaAGTTACTGTACAATTTCCCCCATAGTATTCCTTTTGAAAAGATTGAATTTCTGCCAAAATAATATCATACCCCACACCTTTTGTGAACACATTGGCTTGGCCAAATATGCTTGTAATGACATTCGAGTGAACATCTGGTATGGACTCTTCGTCCTAATGTCAACAGTGGTTTTAGATGCCCtgctaatttttatttcctatgtGCTGATTCTCCATGCTGTCTTCCACATGTCTTCCCAAGACGCTCGCCACAAGGCTCTCAACACATGTGGCTCTCATGTCTGCAtcatcattctcttttatggacCTGCCATCTTCACGATCCTGACTCAGAGGTTTGGTCATCACATTCCACCTCATATTCACATCTTGTTGGCTAATGTCTGTGTTCTGGCTCCACCTATGCTGAACCCTATCATTTACGGGATCAAGACCAAGCAAATCCGGGAGCAGGTAGCTCACATATTTTTTCCAAAGCAGAAATAACGCCAAAGGAGGAACAGACTTTTCATCATCTTTAGCTGTTCATGATATGGACTACAGATGTGGTGAGTGGAAACACTATCGATAAACTGAAACATAAATGTCTCGGTGAATTCTGTTTCCAGGGGAGGTCACAAGGTAGGTTTCAGAGTTTATATCTTCTGCTGTCAAAGCAACAGAGAGTAGTACAATGTTTGACTGAGATGGTGTGTCCTACACAGAGCCTGTGAACTTCTAAATCATGTATCCTTCATGTCATTAGCTTGGTTTGGTAAAAGATGAAATGAGTACTGATTTCTGGTTTTGAATTTCTTCAACCATTCCTGACTGAGTTTCCCACTCTTTGAGATGTCTTGTGACATCCTTGGACAATCACATAAAAAGGGTACAATTTGTCAGTTGGGCAGGGTGAATAACTTCTGGAGCCTAATGGATAGCATTGTTTCTATATTTAATAATcctatattgtatatttgaaatttgttaaCTTAAGAGTTGATATTATGTTttctcaccacacacactcatatacatacacatacacaacttGCACCTATGAAAAGGGTGATGAATATGTTCATTAACTTGATTGTATTATTtcgctatatatgtatatgtatatttgatatatttatatatcaaatcATCTGATTGTATACTTTATATACAGTTTATATTTGTCAAattttgacaaaatatttttggaaagaaaaacattttattctaaTGAATTCACACCAGTGACATCAGAAAAGTATGTTTAAGAGACCACAAACATCTGTGTAGCCCCAAACTCAATACCATCTCAATGAACTTCCATAGAATGAGAAAACTCTCTTCCTCAGCAATCCCGAGGAAGCACAAAAGTTATTAATGATTGAGGAGAGGTTTACCTGGTGGTTTCACACTTTAAATCTTCACTATCAATTATATTTGTAATGTTAAACCAATGTGGGCATGAGAGATGATTTTTCACATCTTTGATCGGAACTTCTTGATTAAGCTAACCTGTTCACCAATGTTTCACAAGGTTTTGTGAAACCCTCACAAAGCTTAAGGTCACCCTGATTCTGAGCACACTCAAAAAACTGTTCCACCTCAAAGGAACAtgag is a window encoding:
- the LOC102283563 gene encoding olfactory receptor 52B4, producing the protein MMTLNHTGVSHTVFRLLGIPGLEDQHIWISIPFFISYAIALFGNSLVICIIFTKRSLHEPMYLFLCMLAGADIVLSTCTVPQALAIFWFHAGEISLDRCITQFFITHSTFMSESGILLVMAFDRYIAICFPLRYSTILTHTLIGKIGVTIFLRSYCTISPIVFLLKRLNFCQNNIIPHTFCEHIGLAKYACNDIRVNIWYGLFVLMSTVVLDALLIFISYVLILHAVFHMSSQDARHKALNTCGSHVCIIILFYGPAIFTILTQRFGHHIPPHIHILLANVCVLAPPMLNPIIYGIKTKQIREQVAHIFFPKQK